A single genomic interval of Helicoverpa armigera isolate CAAS_96S chromosome 13, ASM3070526v1, whole genome shotgun sequence harbors:
- the LOC110384350 gene encoding neuroendocrine protein 7B2 isoform X1: MDRQGVLIMAISIVGAMGFIPHGSIGEKDHMLTEALLREVVERMGKEFNDAASSYLEYPASERHLALMARASKDLENEQLDYDSLIDGNPNPSLRDQEYLQHSSLWGHQYVTGGAGEGEQRLQPSGVVANRQRVKTDAVLPAYCNPPNPCPVGYSEDQGCISEFENTAAFSREYQLAQRCMCDEEHMFSCPPDSGADLDLPFPKHHKSVAAKKYKPAEENPYLTGERLPIAAKKGFDVNVY, encoded by the exons ATGGACCGGCAAGGAGTGTTAATTATGGCGATAAGCATCGTAGGGGCCATGGGCTTTATCCCCCATGGTTCTATTGGGGAAAAG GATCATATGCTAACGGAGGCTTTGCTTCGTGAAGTGGTGGAACGCATGGGCAAGGAGTTCAACGATGCCGCTTCCAGCTACCTGGAGTATCCAGCCAGTGAGCGCCATCTAGCGCTCATGGCCCGCGCCAGCAAAGACCTGGAGAATGAGCAGTTGGACTATGATTCGCTTATCGATGGGAACCCGAATCCAAGCCTTCGTGATCAGGAGTATTTGCAGCACAG TTCGTTGTGGGGCCATCAGTACGTGACCGGTGGTGCTGGCGAGGGTGAGCAGCGTCTTCAACCCTCAGGAGTGGTGGCCAACCGGCAGCGCGTGAAGACTGATGCAGTCCTGCCAGCCTACTGCAACCCGCCTAACCCTTGCCCTGTTGGATATTCTG AAGACCAAGGCTGCATCAGCGAGTTCGAGAACACCGCCGCATTCAGTCGGGAGTACCAACTGGCGCAGCGATGCATGTGTGACGAGGAACACATGTTCAGCTGCCCTCCCGACTCCGGCGCAGACCTCGATCTCCCCTTCCCGAAGCACCACAAGAGTGTCGCCGCGAAGAAGTATAAGCCTGCT
- the LOC110384350 gene encoding neuroendocrine protein 7B2 isoform X2 has translation MDRQGVLIMAISIVGAMGFIPHGSIGEKDHMLTEALLREVVERMGKEFNDAASSYLEYPASERHLALMARASKDLENEQLDYDSLIDGNPNPSLRDQEYLQHSSLWGHQYVTGGAGEGEQRLQPSGVVANRQRVKTDAVLPAYCNPPNPCPVGYSDQGCISEFENTAAFSREYQLAQRCMCDEEHMFSCPPDSGADLDLPFPKHHKSVAAKKYKPAEENPYLTGERLPIAAKKGFDVNVY, from the exons ATGGACCGGCAAGGAGTGTTAATTATGGCGATAAGCATCGTAGGGGCCATGGGCTTTATCCCCCATGGTTCTATTGGGGAAAAG GATCATATGCTAACGGAGGCTTTGCTTCGTGAAGTGGTGGAACGCATGGGCAAGGAGTTCAACGATGCCGCTTCCAGCTACCTGGAGTATCCAGCCAGTGAGCGCCATCTAGCGCTCATGGCCCGCGCCAGCAAAGACCTGGAGAATGAGCAGTTGGACTATGATTCGCTTATCGATGGGAACCCGAATCCAAGCCTTCGTGATCAGGAGTATTTGCAGCACAG TTCGTTGTGGGGCCATCAGTACGTGACCGGTGGTGCTGGCGAGGGTGAGCAGCGTCTTCAACCCTCAGGAGTGGTGGCCAACCGGCAGCGCGTGAAGACTGATGCAGTCCTGCCAGCCTACTGCAACCCGCCTAACCCTTGCCCTGTTGGATATTCTG ACCAAGGCTGCATCAGCGAGTTCGAGAACACCGCCGCATTCAGTCGGGAGTACCAACTGGCGCAGCGATGCATGTGTGACGAGGAACACATGTTCAGCTGCCCTCCCGACTCCGGCGCAGACCTCGATCTCCCCTTCCCGAAGCACCACAAGAGTGTCGCCGCGAAGAAGTATAAGCCTGCT